A region from the Nodosilinea sp. FACHB-141 genome encodes:
- a CDS encoding glutathione S-transferase family protein, with protein MVPTITAFEQSPDRGQGLARDMPVRWALEEVGQPYNVRLVSFSAMKETTHRALHPFGQIPTYEEGDLALFESGAIVLHIAERHAGLLPQDANARARAITWMFAAIATVEPPIVQREAAMYLERDKTWYEERLPLIEDRIRSRLDDLSMRLGDADWLDDVFSAGDLLMVQVLRRLGGSNILEQYPTLAAYVARGEARPAFKRAFDAQLAVFTGQATG; from the coding sequence ATGGTCCCCACCATCACCGCCTTTGAACAGTCGCCCGATCGCGGCCAAGGACTAGCGCGTGACATGCCCGTGCGCTGGGCGCTTGAGGAAGTGGGCCAGCCCTATAACGTTCGTCTTGTTTCATTCAGCGCAATGAAAGAAACTACCCATCGTGCGCTTCATCCTTTTGGGCAAATACCGACCTATGAAGAAGGCGATCTCGCCTTGTTTGAGTCGGGGGCGATCGTGCTCCATATTGCGGAGCGCCATGCGGGTCTGCTGCCACAAGATGCCAATGCTCGGGCGCGCGCCATCACTTGGATGTTTGCCGCGATCGCCACGGTAGAGCCGCCCATAGTGCAGCGCGAAGCCGCGATGTACTTGGAGCGCGACAAGACCTGGTACGAAGAGCGTCTGCCCCTCATCGAGGATCGCATCCGCAGCCGGTTAGATGACCTTTCCATGCGGCTTGGCGATGCCGATTGGCTCGACGATGTTTTCAGCGCCGGTGACTTACTGATGGTGCAGGTGCTGCGCAGACTGGGCGGCTCAAATATTTTGGAGCAATATCCGACCCTCGCCGCCTACGTCGCCCGTGGCGAAGCGCGACCCGCCTTCAAACGTGCTTTTGACGCTCAATTAGCAGTTTTCACTGGGCAAGCAACCGGCTGA
- a CDS encoding NmrA family NAD(P)-binding protein — MSNSEAAIGKVLLIGVTGGTGSNAVKGLLEQKVTDLRAITRKIDLERPSLSKLHNSGIELVEADLDDESSLKAAFADVSAVYCHATAPDSAKPDPQEVVRAQRIAQAAKQANVSHVVYNSAGGADRKSGIAHIEQKYRVEQILKQANLPTTMLRACLFMEEFWKQYTRPSILKGSFPFAVQPDRPLHLVTTKDMGRVAAYVMKHRSEYVGKDIELAGDVLTPKQMTAAFANAQGSTVVYKEVPPWIFLLLFRKSLFDLIQWYRRQGYQADVSALREEFPGLLTTFADFLAETSWANPELTYQDL; from the coding sequence ATGAGTAACTCAGAAGCAGCGATCGGCAAAGTGCTACTCATCGGTGTGACTGGGGGAACGGGCAGTAATGCCGTCAAGGGATTGCTTGAACAAAAGGTAACTGACCTTCGTGCAATCACCCGCAAAATTGACCTTGAGCGTCCTTCCCTATCTAAATTACACAACAGCGGTATTGAGCTAGTTGAAGCTGATCTTGATGATGAGTCTTCATTGAAAGCAGCTTTCGCAGATGTTTCAGCCGTCTATTGTCACGCAACTGCTCCAGATTCTGCTAAACCTGACCCCCAGGAAGTGGTAAGGGCACAACGAATAGCCCAAGCTGCTAAGCAAGCCAATGTCAGCCACGTTGTCTACAACTCTGCGGGAGGAGCCGATCGCAAGTCTGGCATTGCTCACATTGAGCAAAAATATCGAGTAGAACAAATTCTCAAGCAGGCAAATTTGCCTACAACTATGTTGCGCGCCTGCTTATTCATGGAGGAGTTTTGGAAGCAATACACTCGTCCGTCTATTCTCAAAGGGTCTTTTCCTTTCGCAGTTCAACCCGATAGACCGCTTCATTTGGTTACAACAAAAGATATGGGGCGAGTGGCCGCATACGTGATGAAGCACCGCTCTGAGTATGTTGGCAAAGACATTGAGCTGGCTGGAGACGTGTTGACCCCCAAACAAATGACGGCGGCATTTGCTAACGCACAGGGAAGCACTGTGGTTTACAAAGAAGTACCTCCCTGGATTTTCTTGCTTTTGTTTCGCAAGTCGCTGTTTGATTTGATTCAGTGGTATCGCCGGCAGGGCTATCAAGCGGATGTCTCTGCTCTAAGAGAGGAATTTCCTGGGTTGCTCACTACTTTTGCTGATTTTTTAGCAGAAACCAGCTGGGCAAACCCAGAGTTGACGTACCAAGATCTATAA
- a CDS encoding SirB1 family protein, giving the protein MTHSALSRERLYQELQRPTAQVSLARAALYIAQEDYPHLVVDDYLAMLDRMAETLRQRLPQDRYPLKIIGAINDYLFSELNFSGNSVDYYDPRNSFLNDVLERRVGIPITLSLVYLELADRIGFPMAGVSMPGHFLIRPTVNEMDVFVDPFNRGEIMFEQDCRERLKQMFGDPTQLEPQHLSPITPATFLVRILTNLKLIYLQNRDVPKALDAINRILLIAPEAVGEWRDRGLIHYQQGLLDQARLDLERYLHQHPNAGDAFEIRRVIEQIERVQDEP; this is encoded by the coding sequence ATGACCCATTCTGCATTGTCCCGAGAGCGCCTCTACCAAGAACTGCAACGGCCAACAGCTCAGGTGAGCTTGGCCCGAGCGGCGCTGTATATTGCCCAAGAAGACTACCCTCATCTGGTGGTGGATGACTATCTGGCAATGCTCGATCGCATGGCCGAGACCCTGCGGCAGCGATTACCGCAGGATCGTTACCCGCTCAAGATCATTGGCGCGATCAACGACTATCTGTTTAGCGAACTCAACTTTAGCGGCAACAGCGTTGACTACTACGACCCGCGCAACAGCTTTCTCAACGACGTCCTTGAGCGGCGGGTGGGTATTCCAATCACGCTGTCGCTGGTGTATTTAGAACTAGCCGATCGCATTGGCTTCCCGATGGCGGGGGTGAGCATGCCGGGGCATTTCTTGATTCGCCCTACCGTGAACGAAATGGATGTTTTTGTCGATCCATTCAATCGGGGCGAAATTATGTTTGAGCAAGACTGCCGCGAGCGGCTCAAGCAGATGTTTGGTGACCCCACCCAGCTAGAGCCCCAGCACCTAAGTCCGATTACTCCGGCCACCTTTCTGGTGCGCATTCTGACTAACCTGAAGCTAATTTACCTGCAAAATAGAGATGTACCCAAGGCGCTAGATGCCATCAACCGCATCTTGCTGATCGCCCCAGAGGCGGTGGGCGAATGGCGCGATCGCGGCCTGATTCACTATCAGCAGGGATTGCTCGATCAGGCTCGGCTTGACCTAGAGCGCTACCTTCACCAGCATCCCAATGCCGGCGATGCCTTTGAAATTCGCCGAGTGATTGAGCAAATCGAGCGCGTGCAAGACGAACCATGA
- a CDS encoding SDR family oxidoreductase has translation MTTALITGASAGIGAAFAQQLAAHQTDLVLVARSQDKLQELANSLRHQHQIQVDIIVQDLTAPNATETIFQTVQQLGRSIDLLVNNAGVGDYGDFTESNRDLQLKMVQLNIATIVDLSHRFLPGMRQRRTGGIINMSSVAAFQSMPYFSIYAATKAFTLSFSEALWAENRSYGVHVLAVCPGPAGIKFFKEAGFPSSLINVAEKIDTPVKTVVQDALEAFEKREPIVIPGSLINPILATLPRFVPREWVSSFWKLILGHDFDK, from the coding sequence ATGACGACAGCCTTGATCACCGGAGCCTCTGCTGGCATTGGTGCAGCATTTGCCCAACAATTAGCAGCGCATCAAACCGATCTTGTGCTGGTCGCTCGTTCCCAGGACAAGTTACAGGAACTTGCTAATTCCCTCAGGCATCAACATCAAATCCAAGTAGACATTATCGTCCAAGATTTGACAGCACCGAACGCAACAGAAACTATCTTTCAAACTGTGCAGCAGCTTGGGCGATCGATCGACCTATTGGTCAACAATGCTGGAGTTGGAGATTACGGTGATTTCACCGAAAGCAATCGAGACCTTCAGCTTAAGATGGTGCAGCTTAATATTGCAACGATTGTGGATTTGAGCCATCGCTTCTTGCCTGGAATGCGGCAGCGTCGAACTGGAGGGATAATCAATATGTCTTCAGTGGCTGCGTTTCAGTCTATGCCCTACTTCTCGATCTACGCGGCAACAAAAGCATTTACTCTCAGCTTTAGCGAAGCATTGTGGGCCGAGAATCGCAGCTACGGCGTGCATGTACTAGCTGTTTGTCCAGGACCAGCTGGCATTAAGTTCTTCAAAGAAGCGGGATTTCCGTCGTCCCTGATTAACGTCGCTGAAAAAATCGATACGCCGGTTAAGACTGTTGTACAAGATGCCCTTGAGGCATTTGAGAAACGAGAGCCGATCGTGATTCCTGGCAGTCTAATTAATCCTATTCTGGCTACGCTGCCTCGGTTTGTGCCGCGAGAGTGGGTTTCTAGCTTCTGGAAGTTGATATTAGGGCATGATTTTGACAAATGA
- a CDS encoding FAD-dependent oxidoreductase yields MANASNPITQRNGVFSEGAFTRPVSGAALTCSILVVGGSTAAYTTTLTALRLNLDVCLVQPHKVVGGQFTAQALPASDDGDLLQAKATLYTVDGEEFAISKAQRAFRDRQRELQPVGGQKVANPGGGWVSPLATTPVVAATAMNEALLPYLRDGRLTLIPFAEPVQVVMQTVNGRSRVQAVVCRDTQAGYTFTVSAKVTVEATDLGDLLEVGNIPSRVGQEARHETGEAILPEDARPQCQQSITFDVVVEHTARGKGVPIGKPDGFETEGWVGLKEFTSNFWTKAKPDQWQKWGFFSDFGIFRYRRLLRSQTNEKKVVPGDVAVLNWGTSSEPDRAFCCGNDYRPGRLVGVSREERQLHIQRARQRARAYVHYLQTHGAADLKPRGDLTWTNDGIALEPYIREARRGIALATVRHEDVAETFFPDQARARCFDDSVGIGQYHYMDLHGNDAKGHVSPRGKDVVALPFSLPLGSLVPRDTDGLVLSAKSLGTTHITNAAYRMHPMEWAIGEASGFLAVFAVWTGLDPRVLATEEQHIRKIQGFMARNGIPIFWFNDVSHDDADFEAIQVLAAAGIIRSENPKNLNFRPHAPVNRAVVATALVNVLKLPTKLPDPSTSGPTFKDVLPGKHWAYMPIETLYAHGMIAGVGHDRFAPDAPITREQLSFLVKRAMPEVYDKAFGRTPIDRQNLQRRELSRVLYEVLKGRLGI; encoded by the coding sequence ATGGCCAATGCCTCTAACCCGATCACCCAGCGAAATGGCGTTTTTTCGGAGGGGGCTTTTACTCGCCCGGTCAGCGGCGCAGCGCTAACCTGCTCGATTCTTGTTGTCGGTGGCTCGACGGCGGCCTACACTACGACACTGACCGCCCTGCGGCTGAATTTAGATGTGTGCCTGGTGCAGCCCCACAAAGTCGTGGGGGGACAGTTTACTGCCCAGGCGCTGCCCGCCTCCGACGACGGCGACCTGCTCCAGGCCAAGGCTACGCTCTACACCGTCGATGGCGAAGAATTTGCGATTTCTAAAGCGCAGCGAGCCTTTCGCGATCGCCAGCGCGAGCTGCAACCGGTGGGTGGCCAAAAGGTGGCTAACCCCGGCGGCGGATGGGTCAGCCCGCTGGCGACCACCCCAGTGGTGGCCGCGACGGCAATGAATGAGGCGCTGCTACCCTATCTACGCGACGGTCGCCTCACCCTGATTCCGTTTGCGGAGCCGGTGCAGGTGGTGATGCAGACAGTGAACGGGCGATCGCGCGTGCAGGCCGTTGTCTGCCGCGATACCCAGGCGGGCTACACCTTCACCGTCAGTGCCAAAGTCACCGTCGAAGCCACTGACCTAGGCGACCTGCTAGAAGTCGGCAACATTCCCTCCCGCGTGGGGCAGGAGGCCCGCCACGAAACTGGCGAGGCCATTCTGCCCGAAGATGCCCGTCCCCAGTGCCAGCAGTCGATCACCTTCGACGTGGTAGTCGAGCACACGGCGCGGGGCAAGGGAGTGCCCATCGGCAAGCCCGACGGGTTTGAAACCGAAGGCTGGGTTGGCCTCAAAGAATTCACCAGCAACTTCTGGACCAAAGCTAAGCCCGACCAGTGGCAAAAGTGGGGTTTCTTTAGCGATTTTGGCATTTTTCGCTATCGAAGGCTGCTCAGGTCGCAAACCAACGAGAAAAAGGTCGTTCCTGGCGATGTTGCCGTGCTCAACTGGGGCACCTCTAGCGAGCCCGATCGCGCTTTTTGCTGCGGCAACGACTACCGCCCAGGACGACTGGTGGGTGTTAGCCGCGAAGAGCGGCAGCTGCACATCCAGCGGGCGCGGCAGCGGGCACGAGCCTATGTTCACTATCTGCAAACCCACGGGGCCGCCGACCTCAAACCCCGGGGCGACCTCACTTGGACCAATGACGGCATCGCCCTCGAACCCTACATTCGCGAAGCCCGCCGCGGCATTGCCTTAGCCACCGTTCGCCATGAGGATGTGGCCGAAACCTTTTTCCCCGATCAGGCGCGGGCGCGGTGCTTCGACGATTCGGTAGGCATTGGCCAATACCACTACATGGATCTGCACGGCAATGACGCCAAGGGTCACGTCAGCCCTCGGGGTAAAGATGTGGTGGCCCTGCCCTTTAGCCTGCCCCTAGGCTCCCTAGTGCCCAGGGATACCGATGGCCTGGTGCTATCGGCCAAGAGCCTAGGCACCACCCATATCACCAACGCCGCCTACCGCATGCACCCAATGGAGTGGGCGATCGGCGAAGCCAGCGGCTTCCTCGCGGTGTTTGCTGTGTGGACAGGATTGGATCCTAGAGTGTTGGCTACCGAAGAGCAGCACATTCGTAAGATTCAGGGCTTCATGGCCCGCAACGGCATTCCCATCTTTTGGTTCAACGATGTCAGCCACGATGACGCCGATTTTGAGGCCATCCAAGTGCTGGCGGCGGCGGGCATTATCCGCAGCGAAAACCCGAAGAATCTCAACTTTAGACCCCACGCTCCGGTCAACCGGGCGGTGGTGGCCACGGCTCTGGTCAACGTGCTCAAGCTGCCCACTAAGCTGCCTGACCCGTCCACCTCAGGGCCAACGTTTAAGGACGTGCTCCCCGGCAAGCACTGGGCCTACATGCCCATCGAAACCCTCTATGCCCACGGCATGATCGCTGGAGTCGGCCATGACCGCTTTGCCCCCGATGCCCCGATCACCCGCGAACAGCTCTCGTTTTTGGTCAAGCGAGCTATGCCCGAGGTCTACGACAAAGCCTTTGGTCGCACCCCCATCGATCGCCAAAACCTCCAGCGCCGTGAACTCTCTCGCGTGCTCTACGAGGTGCTTAAAGGCCGATTGGGGATTTAG
- a CDS encoding acetamidase/formamidase family protein has product MKLFKRIKRQSPLKASKRLLQLVSGVGVCLLVATAWSSWFDPAAAQFEIYDVQSVPGNVIWGELFKPDSEPILTVKSGDRIRMETVSHEGILADQGDTVEFLTGGGIKANDILPDQLTIKGTVPKSGPGPHVITGPIYVEDAEPGDVLEIRTLDIAYRAPYGVISNRHGKGSLPGEYPENDAPIYTKIIPIDAEREIGIFKPSNGLPDLEIPLKPFMGLMGVVPAAVEDAANSVPPGLYGGNVDIKHLGRGSSLYLPVQVPGALFYSGDPHCAQGNGEVALTAIECSLLPTFELVLHKDMELPAPMGETADAWIAVGLDTDLNEAMKKSVREYLRIMEEKYGLTKADALLYGSADIDFEVSQVVDIVKGIHGVIPKERFTALEK; this is encoded by the coding sequence ATGAAATTGTTTAAGCGAATTAAGCGCCAGTCGCCCCTGAAAGCGTCCAAACGGCTGTTGCAGCTTGTCAGTGGAGTTGGGGTTTGTCTGCTGGTGGCAACAGCCTGGTCGTCGTGGTTTGATCCCGCTGCCGCCCAGTTTGAAATCTACGACGTTCAGTCAGTGCCCGGCAACGTGATTTGGGGAGAGTTGTTTAAGCCTGATAGCGAGCCGATTCTGACCGTCAAATCGGGCGATCGCATTCGCATGGAGACGGTCTCCCACGAAGGCATTCTGGCCGATCAGGGCGACACCGTTGAGTTTTTGACCGGCGGCGGCATCAAGGCCAATGACATTCTGCCCGATCAGCTCACCATCAAGGGTACCGTGCCTAAATCTGGGCCAGGCCCTCACGTCATCACCGGGCCAATCTACGTTGAAGATGCCGAACCCGGGGACGTGCTCGAAATCAGAACCCTCGACATCGCCTACCGCGCCCCCTACGGCGTCATCTCCAACCGCCACGGTAAGGGGTCGCTACCAGGCGAATATCCCGAAAACGATGCCCCCATTTACACCAAGATCATTCCCATCGACGCCGAGCGAGAAATTGGTATCTTTAAGCCTTCTAACGGGCTACCGGATCTCGAAATTCCCCTCAAGCCATTTATGGGTCTGATGGGCGTAGTCCCCGCAGCGGTGGAGGACGCGGCCAACTCTGTACCCCCTGGCCTCTATGGCGGCAACGTCGACATCAAGCATTTGGGACGAGGCAGCAGTCTGTACCTACCGGTGCAAGTGCCCGGCGCGCTGTTTTACTCGGGCGACCCGCACTGTGCCCAGGGCAATGGCGAAGTGGCCTTAACGGCGATCGAGTGTTCTCTCTTACCGACCTTTGAGCTAGTGCTCCACAAAGATATGGAGCTACCTGCCCCTATGGGTGAAACCGCCGACGCCTGGATTGCCGTTGGCCTCGACACCGACTTAAACGAAGCGATGAAAAAGTCGGTGCGCGAATACCTGCGCATCATGGAGGAAAAGTACGGTCTGACCAAGGCCGATGCCCTGCTCTACGGCAGTGCCGACATCGACTTTGAGGTGTCTCAGGTCGTGGATATCGTCAAAGGCATCCACGGAGTGATTCCTAAGGAACGCTTCACCGCGCTAGAGAAGTAA
- a CDS encoding succinate dehydrogenase cytochrome b subunit, protein MTNTLKAPQQKPESSTTGASPLLTFYRSSIGKKLITGFTGLALVTFVLVHMAGNLLLFVGRDAYNAYALLVSNFHVVYYTFELALAAIVLLHAWVGIEIFWRKRQARPEGYSTYESAGGSSYQTLSSRTMIITGLALAVFLVIHLRTFRFGTYYPTELGGDTVRDLARLVIEKFQELPYVVGYTVILVLLASHLRHGFWSALQSMGLLDKGIRPLAYGTSAVVGVGVAAGFLLLPWAIYLGLVS, encoded by the coding sequence ATGACCAACACCCTCAAAGCTCCTCAACAAAAGCCTGAATCTTCTACAACTGGAGCGTCGCCTTTGCTGACGTTCTATCGTTCGTCCATTGGCAAAAAGTTAATCACTGGCTTCACTGGGCTGGCGCTGGTCACCTTTGTGCTGGTGCACATGGCTGGCAATCTGCTGCTGTTTGTCGGCCGCGATGCCTACAATGCCTACGCTCTGCTGGTGAGCAACTTTCATGTTGTCTACTACACCTTTGAGCTGGCGCTAGCGGCGATCGTGCTGCTCCACGCCTGGGTTGGCATTGAGATCTTCTGGCGCAAGCGGCAGGCGCGGCCCGAGGGCTACAGCACCTACGAGTCAGCGGGTGGCTCTAGCTACCAAACTCTCAGCTCGCGCACGATGATCATCACCGGCCTGGCGCTGGCGGTGTTTTTAGTCATTCACCTGCGGACGTTTAGGTTTGGCACCTACTACCCCACTGAGTTGGGCGGCGACACCGTGCGCGATCTGGCCCGGTTGGTGATTGAAAAGTTTCAGGAGCTGCCCTACGTGGTGGGCTATACGGTCATTTTGGTGCTGCTGGCCTCTCATCTGCGCCACGGGTTTTGGAGCGCGCTGCAATCGATGGGGCTATTAGATAAAGGGATTCGGCCCTTGGCCTACGGAACGAGTGCGGTGGTTGGCGTTGGCGTTGCGGCAGGCTTTTTGCTGCTGCCCTGGGCGATTTATTTGGGTCTGGTGAGCTAG
- a CDS encoding red chlorophyll catabolite reductase yields the protein MTSQTDLNYATLFAKLQSILSELQREVTQQISALPQLNQPLRSFQSPDGNVTGSLLTFTGEELDWLVYSWFDAAQMKFGTTRLTLWLSPLIQVPHLAFEFGTKPDLFFYIDYIPRVDLWTDLSYTEEYYEPLNATYMALRENPNLSLFVSKALYIRQLQSPTPLCFTCPTTQDSLALIERTAQEMCSRWLTWVKQAAPVPVEHQAALAKRDLLMRKTVAERDPGNAVATQIFGKELADQLIRALWSKDYE from the coding sequence ATGACTTCTCAAACTGATCTAAACTATGCCACCTTATTTGCAAAGCTCCAAAGCATTTTGAGTGAGTTGCAAAGAGAAGTAACCCAACAAATTTCGGCTCTTCCTCAGCTAAATCAACCGCTTCGAAGCTTTCAGAGCCCTGATGGCAACGTGACAGGCTCGCTTCTGACTTTTACTGGAGAAGAGCTAGATTGGCTGGTCTATTCGTGGTTTGATGCCGCTCAAATGAAATTTGGCACTACGCGCTTGACTCTTTGGCTAAGTCCGCTGATTCAAGTGCCTCACTTAGCCTTTGAATTTGGCACAAAGCCTGATCTCTTCTTCTACATCGACTACATACCTAGAGTCGATTTATGGACTGACTTAAGCTATACAGAAGAATACTATGAACCTTTGAATGCCACTTACATGGCGTTGCGGGAGAACCCTAATCTGTCTTTGTTTGTGAGCAAGGCGCTGTACATTAGGCAGTTGCAGTCCCCAACACCGCTTTGCTTTACCTGCCCTACGACCCAAGACTCTCTCGCATTGATTGAACGTACTGCCCAAGAGATGTGTTCTCGCTGGCTCACCTGGGTTAAGCAGGCAGCACCTGTCCCCGTAGAGCACCAAGCTGCGTTGGCAAAACGGGATCTACTGATGCGAAAAACTGTGGCCGAGCGAGATCCAGGCAATGCTGTAGCCACGCAGATTTTTGGGAAAGAGCTGGCAGATCAATTGATCCGTGCCTTGTGGAGTAAGGACTATGAGTAA
- a CDS encoding cyclopropane-fatty-acyl-phospholipid synthase family protein, which yields MSTDTQTEYITALINLHCGRDRKGPGDSDFSRHILSHLSTLPIKPRIADLGCGSGAGALLLAQHYQSTVMAVDSSSVFIDELATRAKQLGLEHLIIPIQGDMAQLDWSAGSVDLLWSEGAVYHIGFEQGLKLWRPLLTNSGIAVISEMNWFIDDAPDPVSAYWQNAYPMMGTEAENIARASRSGFSVLSTHRLPSQAWWVNYYEPLRERIQQIKITPITQSVIRETEEEMRLFEKFSDSYGYTFYVLQAA from the coding sequence ATGAGTACAGACACTCAAACTGAGTACATCACCGCTTTGATTAATTTACACTGTGGACGCGATCGTAAAGGGCCAGGTGACTCTGACTTCTCGCGCCACATTTTGAGCCATCTTTCTACTTTGCCGATCAAGCCGCGAATTGCCGATCTTGGATGTGGAAGCGGTGCTGGTGCATTGCTGCTTGCACAACACTACCAAAGCACGGTCATGGCAGTTGATTCTTCTTCGGTTTTTATCGACGAATTGGCAACGCGTGCAAAACAGCTTGGTCTTGAGCATTTAATCATTCCGATTCAGGGTGATATGGCTCAACTTGATTGGTCAGCGGGTTCAGTTGACCTGCTTTGGTCTGAGGGAGCGGTTTATCATATTGGGTTTGAGCAGGGTCTTAAACTCTGGCGACCGCTTCTTACTAACAGCGGTATTGCCGTTATATCTGAGATGAATTGGTTTATTGATGATGCACCAGATCCTGTGAGCGCGTATTGGCAAAATGCCTATCCGATGATGGGGACTGAAGCTGAGAATATCGCTCGGGCAAGTCGGTCTGGCTTTAGCGTACTCTCTACGCATCGGCTGCCGAGTCAGGCTTGGTGGGTCAATTACTATGAACCGCTTCGTGAGCGAATACAGCAGATCAAAATCACCCCAATTACTCAATCCGTTATTCGTGAAACTGAAGAAGAGATGCGACTGTTTGAAAAATTCAGCGACTCTTATGGTTATACGTTCTATGTTCTGCAAGCAGCTTAG
- a CDS encoding NAD(P)/FAD-dependent oxidoreductase produces MSLTEQMLSGLAGHPLAGLQRADDLWLRYRTGNLSKPQVIHQAETPLESVEWDVVICGGTLGVLVGTGLAQRGWRVALLERGQLQGREQEWNISRRELTALIDLGLLTTAELEEVIASEYNPARIQFGDGEPLWVEDVLNVGVDPKGLLERLKAKFLAAGGQLFEHTAFDSAQVHPNGVEVKAGQPFTTRLLIDAMGHFSPLVQQARGTAKPDAVCLVVGTCAQGYSQNDTGDLLASFTPLRHQCQYFWEAFPARDGRTTYMFTYMDADPRRLSLMDFFEEYWTLLPEYQGVSLEDLRVQRALFGFFPCYKESPLRYPWGRTLAVGDSSGSQSPLSFGGFGAMIRHLERLVTGIDEALGCDRLSSTALGALQPYQPNLSVTWLFQKSMSVGVDQTLSEQHINTMLTAIFAAMAELGEPTLKPFLQDVVQFPALAKTLAVTSIKYPALVAKIIPQVGLGALVSWLGHYSSLAGYSALEPLVRALSPVIESLPPVPRYYSHRWRDRLFYGSGKDYDV; encoded by the coding sequence ATGAGCCTGACTGAACAAATGCTTTCTGGCCTAGCAGGCCATCCTTTAGCAGGGCTTCAGCGGGCTGACGACCTGTGGCTGCGCTACCGCACCGGCAACCTATCCAAGCCACAGGTTATTCACCAGGCTGAAACGCCGCTGGAATCGGTTGAATGGGATGTCGTGATTTGCGGCGGCACTCTAGGGGTGCTGGTGGGAACAGGGCTCGCCCAGCGAGGGTGGCGAGTGGCGCTGCTAGAGCGCGGCCAGTTGCAGGGCCGCGAGCAAGAGTGGAATATTTCGCGACGCGAGCTGACCGCCCTAATAGATCTAGGCTTGCTGACAACAGCAGAATTAGAGGAAGTTATCGCCTCAGAATACAACCCGGCCCGCATTCAGTTTGGCGATGGCGAGCCGCTGTGGGTTGAGGACGTGCTCAACGTCGGGGTTGACCCCAAGGGCTTGCTAGAACGGCTTAAGGCCAAGTTTTTAGCCGCTGGGGGCCAGCTGTTTGAGCACACCGCCTTTGACTCTGCCCAGGTGCACCCCAATGGCGTAGAGGTAAAAGCTGGCCAGCCATTTACCACTCGCCTGCTGATTGACGCGATGGGCCACTTTTCACCCCTGGTGCAGCAGGCGCGGGGCACCGCCAAGCCCGATGCGGTGTGTTTGGTGGTGGGCACCTGCGCCCAGGGCTACTCCCAGAACGACACAGGCGATTTGCTCGCGTCGTTTACGCCCCTCCGGCACCAGTGCCAATACTTTTGGGAGGCGTTTCCGGCGCGGGACGGGCGCACCACCTACATGTTTACCTACATGGACGCCGACCCTCGCCGCCTGAGCCTAATGGACTTTTTTGAAGAGTACTGGACGCTGCTGCCGGAATATCAGGGGGTGAGTCTGGAGGATCTGCGGGTACAGCGGGCGTTGTTTGGCTTCTTTCCCTGTTATAAAGAGAGCCCGCTGCGATATCCGTGGGGGCGCACCCTGGCGGTGGGCGACAGCAGTGGCAGCCAGTCGCCCCTGAGTTTTGGCGGCTTTGGAGCGATGATTCGCCATTTGGAGCGGTTGGTGACGGGCATTGATGAGGCTTTGGGGTGCGATCGCCTCAGCTCCACGGCCCTAGGTGCGCTCCAGCCCTACCAACCCAACCTATCGGTCACCTGGCTATTTCAAAAATCGATGAGCGTGGGGGTTGATCAAACCCTCTCTGAACAGCACATCAACACCATGTTGACGGCGATCTTTGCCGCCATGGCTGAGCTGGGCGAGCCCACCCTCAAACCCTTTTTGCAGGATGTGGTGCAGTTTCCGGCCCTGGCCAAAACCCTGGCGGTGACATCCATCAAATATCCAGCGCTGGTGGCTAAGATTATTCCCCAGGTAGGGTTAGGGGCTTTGGTCAGCTGGCTGGGGCACTATAGCAGCCTGGCAGGGTATAGCGCTTTGGAACCCCTGGTCCGTGCCCTGAGTCCAGTAATTGAGTCATTGCCACCGGTGCCGCGATACTATAGCCATCGGTGGCGCGATCGACTGTTTTATGGCAGCGGAAAGGATTACGACGTTTAA